CCCAACTCtccataaataatttaaatgacACTCTGGAATTGTGTCGGTCACATGTAACATATTTGATCAAAcgcatatatttttaaaaaatatatattaaatactttTGATCTTAAATATATCGtaaatacatgttttatttaaattaccgTTATTATTATGAAAACGAACTATAGTATGACCAACTCTTATTACAAgaacacattaaaaaaaataaaattaaaaacatattataaacTTAATGTTTGGATGCAAGAAGAACATCATTGATCACTTTGTCAATGTTCCCATAAGATGATCCTGTTGATTTTTGAGCTGATATTTCAGCTAATTTTTTCCATTCCATTgcctttttcttcatttctttgcCTTTTTCACCAACCATTAATTCCCTAACAAGGCTTTCCACTTCATCCCTTTTCACATTATTATCAATTTCCATTCCAATACCCCATTTAGTCTCACTAAACCAACAATTTGTTTGTTGTTCCGCGAAAAACGGCCAACATAACATAGGCACCCCACTAGTAATGCTCTCCAGAGTCGAATTCCATCCACTATGAGTCAGGAACCCTCCTATAGCCGGATGGTTAAGAACTTCTTCTTGTGAGCACCAACTCGCAAGCATTCCCCTGTTTTTAGTTTCTTCCACGAATTCAGGTGGAAGAATCGATTCATAACCCGATACAATATCGGGTCTTATGATCCATAAAAACTCTTGTTGACTATTTGCAAGTCCCCAAGCAAATTCAATAAGTTGATCAGGAGTCATAACAGTAATACTTCCATAGTTTACATAAACAACAGAGTTTGGTTCTTTGGTGTCAAGCCATTGTATACACTCTGGCTCTTCTTTCCACAGACTCGACCCAAGCCCCTTCAAATTCTCGTCATCAACATGTTTGACGAGTAAATGCAAGGGGCCTATTGGGTAGACAGGTGGAAGGAGAGTCCGGAGTGATTCAAGAACTTCACTCTCTAGTGTCTCAAATGTATTGAGAATAATCGCGGAGGCATTTTTCGCTCTCTCTGTTTCTTGAAGAACAAATTTAATCATGTATTCCTCTGGATTCGTAGTTCTCAAAAAACTTGGAAGATCCCTTAAACGTACATCTTTCATCCCTGGTATAAAATCCAATGGCTTCTCTACATGTCCATTTGTAAAGTAACTTTCATCTACAATAATCCAAAAatcgaaagaaaaaaaaaacggttaaaacatcaaaaacatctaatttcttttcattttgataCGTAACATAAATTTAGCgcaatacatcaataatatcatattcaAATCTTAGGCCtcttattaatatttaagtTTACTGAGCTTCTCGGTGTTTATAACATTACCTTTAAGTGGAGCATATCCTTTTTCGATAACAGTGGAATAATGCATGTAACCTAAGAAACCACAAGCACTAGTTGTCCAAAACAGAACTTCAGGGACACCAATTTCTTGAGCAGCAGCTAATGTAAAGCTCATAACACCATCGGAGACGATGCACGTGACAGGTGGCACGTTCGAGGTGTTACTAGTCCCATTGAGCATTGCAAGTAGATCTCTAAAAGGAGCTAAACAAGTTTCAGTTGTGGATTTACATA
This portion of the Solanum pennellii chromosome 12, SPENNV200 genome encodes:
- the LOC107006020 gene encoding 7-deoxyloganetin glucosyltransferase-like, which translates into the protein MGSISTEINKPHAVCIPYPAQGHINPMLKLAKILHHKGFHITFVNTEFNHRRLLKSRGPHSLDGLSSFRFETIPDGLPTCDADATQDIPSLCKSTTETCLAPFRDLLAMLNGTSNTSNVPPVTCIVSDGVMSFTLAAAQEIGVPEVLFWTTSACGFLGYMHYSTVIEKGYAPLKDESYFTNGHVEKPLDFIPGMKDVRLRDLPSFLRTTNPEEYMIKFVLQETERAKNASAIILNTFETLESEVLESLRTLLPPVYPIGPLHLLVKHVDDENLKGLGSSLWKEEPECIQWLDTKEPNSVVYVNYGSITVMTPDQLIEFAWGLANSQQEFLWIIRPDIVSGYESILPPEFVEETKNRGMLASWCSQEEVLNHPAIGGFLTHSGWNSTLESITSGVPMLCWPFFAEQQTNCWFSETKWGIGMEIDNNVKRDEVESLVRELMVGEKGKEMKKKAMEWKKLAEISAQKSTGSSYGNIDKVINDVLLASKH